Proteins from a genomic interval of Diospyros lotus cultivar Yz01 chromosome 6, ASM1463336v1, whole genome shotgun sequence:
- the LOC127803088 gene encoding LOW QUALITY PROTEIN: lysine-rich arabinogalactan protein 18 (The sequence of the model RefSeq protein was modified relative to this genomic sequence to represent the inferred CDS: deleted 1 base in 1 codon), translating into VPGFRRPAKLQPAAVATPASSPATATAPTTKPKSPAPPTAAAVSPAKSPAAESPKVASVPPPAASSVPPAAPSPKAAAVPPATAPSVPEPVSEPPASSPPAAVPVSSPPSPPLEKSPASAPATPPAVTATPPAPVSSPPAAVPSPAPSKKKKKKKSKKHNAPSPAPSAEVLGPPAPPGEAPVPSQDSTSPAPSLAADDQSGAGKLKCLKMLVGSLVLGWAAFGWLF; encoded by the exons GTCCCCGGCTTCCGGCGCCCAGCAAAACTCCAGCCTGCTGCGGTCGCCACTCCTGCTTCATCTCCTGCTACTGCGACGGCACCTACTACAAAGCCGAAGTCTCCGGCTCCTCCTACAGCCGCTGCTGTTTCACCGGCTAAGTCTCCAGCAGCGGAATCACCGAAGGTGGCTTCAGTTCCACCTCCGGCAGCATCTTCCGTTCCACCGGCTGCGCCATCTCCGAAGGCGGCTGCTGTTCCACCAGCTACCGCACCATCGGTTCCGGAGCCTGTGTCGGAACCGCCGGCGAGCTCGCCACCTGCTGCAGTGCCAGTCAGCTCT CCTCCCTCGCCTCCGCTTGAGAAATCTCCTGCTTCAGCGCCAGCGACTCCACCAGCTGTTACAGCTACACCTCCGGCTCCAGTTTCTTCTCCTCCGGCGGCTGTTCCATCCCCGGCTccaagcaagaagaagaagaagaagaagtccaaGAAGCACAATGCACCTTCGCCAGCGCCGTCTGCCGAGGTTCTCGGCCCTCCCGCGCCACCAGGCGAAGCCCCTGTTCCGAGTCAGGATTCCACCTCCCCTGCACCATCTCTAGCAGCAGATGATCAG AGTGGAGCGGGGAAATTGAAGTGCTTGAAGATGCTGGTCGGAAGCTTGGTACTGGGATGGGCTGCCTTCGGTTGGCTCTTCTAG